One window of the Eucalyptus grandis isolate ANBG69807.140 chromosome 8, ASM1654582v1, whole genome shotgun sequence genome contains the following:
- the LOC104417589 gene encoding desiccation-related protein PCC13-62 has translation MAFTNFIATASMALFFLLFLLVPSSNCMDLESHYRHKVPRRDVDLLEFPLNLEYFEAELFLYASLGYGLDKVAPNLTMGGPSPIGARAANLGPLIKDIILQFALQEVGHLKAIKTTVKGFPRPLLNLSAASFAKVMDNAFGHALKPPFDPYANEINFLLASYLVPYVGLTGYVGANPKLQGSVSKRLVAGLLGVESGQDAVIRALLYERAAWEVKPYGITMAEFSDRMSELRNKLGHDGLKDEGLVVPLHLGAEGKIKGNVLAGDKYSVSYDRTPEEILRIVYGSGDESVPGGFYPKGGNGHIARSHLRSM, from the exons GGACCTCGAGTCCCATTATCGTCACAAAGTCCCGAGAAGAGATGTGGATCTACTGGAGTTTCCCCTGAATCTGGAGTACTTTGAGGCAGAGCTCTTCCTGTATGCCTCATTGGGGTATGGATTGGACAAGGTGGCCCCAAACTTGACCATGGGAGGTCCGTCCCCAATTGGAGCAAGGGCTGCCAACTTGGGTCCTCTCATCAAGGATATCATCTTGCAATTTGCTCTCCAAGAAGTTGGTCACTTAAA GGCCATCAAGACGACAGTGAAGGGGTTTCCAAGGCCACTGCTGAATTTGTCTGCGGCTTCATTTGCCAAAGTGATGGACAACGCATTTGGGCATGCTTTAAAGCCTCCATTTGATCCATATGCCAATGAAATTAACTTCTTGCTTGCCTCCTACTTGGTCCCTTATGTTGGCCTCACAGGCTATGTTGGAGCAAACCCCAAGCTTCAGGGCTCTGTCTCCAAAAGG CTTGTCGCGGGCCTACTCGGCGTGGAATCGGGTCAGGATGCAGTGATCCGAGCCCTTCTATATGAGCGGGCTGCCTGGGAAGTCAAGCCGTACGGGATAACCATGGCGGAGTTCTCGGACCGGATGTCGGAGCTGAGAAACAAGCTGGGGCACGACGGGCTTAAGGACGAGGGCCTCGTCGTGCCGCTCCACCTAGGCGCCGAGGGGAAGATCAAGGGGAACGTGCTTGCAGGTGACAAGTACTCGGTCTCGTACGACCGGACGCCGGAGGAGATACTGAGGATCGTGTATGGGAGCGGTGACGAGAGCGTTCCGGGAGGATTCTATCCCAAGGGAGGGAATGGTCACATTGCAAGGTCTCATCTACGGTCGATGTAG